One region of Micromonospora ureilytica genomic DNA includes:
- a CDS encoding glycosyltransferase gives MRIAMISEHASPLAVLGGEDAGGQNTHVAELSAALAAAGHEVRVYTRRDAPDLPVTVRSPDGYDVVHVPAGPAEPVAKDALLPHMREFSNWLIERWRGGDWVPEVIHAHFWMSGLAGLTAGRQTGVPVVQTYHALGTVKRRYQGVQDTSPARRVSYERELGRSVDRIVAQCRDEVGELVRMGVPRSRMTVVPSGVNLSTFAPLGPAADREPGRARILTVGRLVERKGFQTVIRAMALVPDAECVVVGGPPEGLLETDPYARRLRALAESCGVADRVHLVGAVPREEMGRWYRSADLLVAAPWYEPFGLTPLEAMACGVPVVGTAVGGIRDTVVDGTTGDLVPARDPRALATAIQGLLDDRIRRFAYATAARERARTRYSWAATAERLVEVYSEVAAVRRPTRVVA, from the coding sequence ATGCGGATCGCGATGATCTCGGAGCACGCCAGCCCGCTCGCCGTCCTCGGAGGGGAGGATGCAGGCGGCCAGAACACGCACGTCGCGGAGCTGTCCGCCGCGCTCGCCGCAGCCGGGCACGAGGTGCGGGTCTACACCCGCCGCGACGCGCCCGACCTGCCGGTGACCGTCCGCAGCCCGGACGGGTACGACGTGGTGCACGTGCCGGCCGGCCCGGCCGAGCCGGTGGCCAAGGACGCGCTGCTGCCGCACATGCGGGAGTTCAGCAACTGGCTGATCGAGCGCTGGCGCGGCGGCGACTGGGTGCCCGAGGTGATCCACGCGCACTTCTGGATGAGTGGTCTGGCCGGGCTGACCGCCGGTCGGCAGACCGGGGTGCCGGTGGTGCAGACGTACCACGCGCTGGGCACCGTGAAGCGCCGCTACCAGGGTGTGCAGGACACCAGCCCGGCCCGACGGGTCTCCTACGAGCGGGAGCTGGGCCGCTCGGTGGACCGGATCGTCGCGCAGTGCCGCGACGAGGTGGGCGAGTTGGTCCGGATGGGTGTGCCCCGGTCCCGGATGACAGTGGTGCCCTCCGGGGTCAACCTCAGCACCTTCGCCCCGCTCGGACCGGCCGCCGACCGGGAACCGGGCCGGGCCCGGATCCTCACCGTGGGTCGGCTTGTCGAGCGCAAGGGCTTCCAGACCGTGATCCGCGCGATGGCGCTCGTTCCGGATGCCGAGTGCGTGGTCGTCGGCGGCCCACCCGAGGGGCTGCTGGAGACCGACCCGTACGCCCGCCGGTTGCGGGCCCTCGCGGAGTCGTGCGGGGTCGCCGATCGGGTGCACCTGGTCGGCGCGGTGCCCCGGGAGGAGATGGGCCGCTGGTACCGCTCGGCGGACCTGCTGGTCGCGGCGCCCTGGTACGAGCCGTTCGGGTTGACCCCGCTGGAGGCGATGGCCTGTGGGGTGCCGGTCGTCGGCACGGCCGTGGGCGGCATCCGGGACACAGTGGTCGACGGGACGACCGGCGACCTCGTGCCGGCCCGGGACCCGCGCGCCCTGGCCACCGCGATCCAGGGGCTGCTCGACGACCGGATCAGGCGCTTCGCGTACGCGACGGCGGCGCGGGAGCGGGCTCGGA